The nucleotide sequence TGGCAGTTGTCACCTCTATATAGAGAATAGCTTGGAATCCTCTCCTCCGAATATCACAAGGAATGTGACAGGAACATCCAGATCCATCACCCCCTGGGATCTCACTCATTGTCAGGACtcatgtttgctgtcagtgaattggGACATTCTCTGTGCatacctgccctgacctcctacttttcacagctgagggtttgtcacCACGAGATCACAAAATCTAGTGTGGGGGCATCCTGAACAGAGTCACCCGCCGAGTGTCATGTGTCCTAAGGGGGCAAATGTATAAGGGGCCTCCACAGAAGAGAATCACACCATAGGTGGCATCTGAAGCACTGCAGGGGCATCTGAAGTACTGCAGGGGCATCTGAAGCACTGATGGGGCATATGAATTACTGCAGGGGCATCTGAAGCACTGATGGGGCATATAAGGTAATGCAGGGGCATTTAAAGCATTGATAGGGCATATGAAGTACAGATGGGGTATATGAAGTACTGCAGGAGCATCTGAAGCACTGAAGGGGCATATGAAGTACTGCAGGGGCATATGAAGCACTGATGGGGCATCTGAATTACTGCAGGGGCATCTGAAGCACTGATGGGGCATATGAGGTACTGCAGGGGCATTTAAAGCATTGATAGGGCATATGAAGTACGGATGGGGCATATGAAGTACTGCAGGGGCATTTGAAGCAATGGTGAAGCACCCAAGGTACTGTTTGTGGCATATGAAACACTGATAGGGCATCTAAAGAACTATAGGGagcattcacttgaatggttgTAGGAACCATCTGAAGCTCTGATGGGGGCATGTGGAGTACTGCAGGGGGCTATGAAGCAATGTGGAGTACTGTAGGGGACATCTGGGGCCTAAACTAATAAAGGTTAGAGTATAGAAGTTTTATACTTTTGATGGGAGAATGATGGGTAGCCCCACCTCTAATACCCCAGAGGTATGGTACAGATGAATGGGATGAGCTGCAGTACCTGGCACAACCACTTGTATGGTGGAGGCGCAGTACCTGTGTAAACAGGAACGTTGTGGCCCCTTTACTTTGCTAGTTCTTAGAGGTGAGACCCCAAATGCTCAGATATTAATGTTATATAGGACATAATAAAAACCGAAATGGGGGAAAATTGCTCTCCATATTAGtcactactccccccatcatcttcctccttaCTACCACTAGGGAGTTAGGCACACTGTGTTCGTCTTCATCTACCGTATAATGGAGTAGGTATAAGCAATGAGCTGCAGGGCTCCGATCACTCATGTTGTGTCTTCTTGTGAttatgctgccacctagtgtctgtAATAAGTATCTACAGATCTGTTCGTCTGAAAATCTCATTGAATAGACCCCCACTCCATTCCTTAAAGGGTGCCTCCACCAAGATGAGGAATGTCTTATAAATGCCACATCCAGAGATGGTGAGTGTGGTGGTGTGACTACTGTCTCCATCAGCGCAGTGGAAACCAAGATCATGTTTGACAGGGCGGTTGCTAGGGAGCATTGCCTAACAACAGTCTCGGTGGTCAGCCAGCATTGCCCAGCACTGTGCTTGTCTCAGTCCAGCATGTACTGTAATAGAAGATGGAGGATGTCCTTATACTGCCACAATATAGATTACACGATTACTTAATATTTCCATTTTATTTTGGAGATGACCGATGTATGTCCCTCACgtaccccctcccccacataccCCCTCATTCATTAAAACTGTGTAGTCCGCTCTTATAGGCAGCTATGTAAAATCCAGAATGTTGTGACCTCGGTGTTCACCACATGAAGGCATCCCGCCACAGCCACCATGGAGCCCTCATCCTGGAAAACTCCTCCTCTACTTTCCTATACCCATCTGATAATCCAGCAGCTATCAGACACCAATGATGCCAGATTATAGGAATTTCACTGTATTTGGTTTTATCTTTGTGCGTCCTGTAATCTTAGGCATAGGATCTAAATACGTCCCTGTTCTTCATCCTCACAAGATCTGGAGGAGGTGTCTCATAAGCTCCAAGGTGCTTCTCCTGAACATGGTACCAAAGTGGTTCCAGTTATTAAGAGAGTGGAAGAGCTAGTAGAGTGGTCGCCGGAGGTCAAAGCTGGGGGACTTGGGGATTTTCCTGTGATATGCCTGGTAAAAGTCGCCACAGTGATCCCCAAACATGTCACCAATCGACAAGTCATACTCAGAGTGTCCGTAGAAGGAGCCAGGGTCAAAGAGAACAGGTCCATGGTCGTCCTCAGCCACATTGGCCTCCCATAGATCCCCGTGTAAGAGAGACGGAACAATCACAGTATCTCTGAAGGCGTTCTGGACCTTCATCTGAGAAGGGATAAAAAGACACATATTAGCCAAACCAGACGTCCACACATATATATCTACAGCAGTGgccacacatatatacatctacaGCAGTGgccacacacatatacatctaCAGCAGTGgccacacacatatacatctaCAGCAGTGgccacacatatatacatctacaGCAGTGgccacacatatatacatctacaGCAGTGgccacacatatatacatctacaGCAGTGgccacacatatatacatctacaGCAGTGgccacacatatatacatctacaGCAGTGgccacacatatatacatctacaGCAGTGgccacacatatatacatctacaGCAGTGgccacacatatatacatctacaGCAGTGgccacacatatatacatctacaGCAGTGgccacacatatatacatctacaGCAGTGGCCACACATGTACTGACAGAcatccacatcaatgtccacatatatacagatagacACCCACATTCATGTCCACACATATACAGAcatccacatcaatgtccacatatatacagtacatctactGCAGTGCcgacacatatacagacacatatacagACTCCCACATCCATGTCCACACATATACAGAcatccacatcaatgtccacacaTATAGATCTACAGCAGTGCCACCTGTTCTCCTAAACAGACATCCACATTAATGTCCACACATATACAGATAGACACCCACATCCATGTCCACACATATACAGGCATCCACATCAGTGTCATTTTGTATATTGACATCCCCATCAGTGTCCACACGTATTCATCTACAATATCAATAtccacatacatacattcacacgATTGTCCCCACACATATTCAGACATCCACATCAGTGTCCACATGCCTGGCTGGGCTGCAAACACAGAATAATTTTGGATATCACGCAGAAAGGGGTGTGGCCTAATAAAAACTTAAAATTTCCCATAGTTTTCCGCAATGTCTGAGCCGGTCATAGGAAACTGACCAAACTGCTGGAAACTACAGATAGCGAACCTCCGGTATACCTGGGTTTGTCCGAGCCtgaacgtgcagcatttgattacgggcggctgaagaagttggatgcagccctaaggatgccataggccataggctgtatctttgTTTTCCAAGGctgcctagggtggcatccaacttcttcagccaccggtaatcaaatgctgcacgttcaGGCTCGGACAAACTGGTGTGTACTTGagattttctcatctctactGGAAACCCCAGCGATCACCTGAAAACTGTAAGGGAACAAGAGGACAAGTGTTAAGTTTCTCTACAGTGCCACCACTGGACAAAGGAGGAAATACAAGTTGTCCTTTGAAACTATTGAACCCTAACCATAATATAGGGGGGAGCCCCAACCACCCCCTCACTATCAGGAGATATTTCCTACCTGCAGCTCAGACCACAGTCCCAGAAGCGTCCGGTCACCATAGTCCCTCTCAATCAGCCGGAGCTGCGGCTGCAGACGCTGAGATGTAAAGAAGGTGACCCAGTCCTCCTGCCAGCTGTTCTCCTGAACATACAGCCAGAACAAGCAAGCTCGtaaaaagtatttttctttttatataataTCACTTTAAAATGTCACAATAATTTAAGAAATTTCCGGAATGAATTCTGCTCACCTGTGGGATGTAGCCGCAACATGTGCTAGTGTGAAAGCCAAACCTCTCCACTGGCCGCAGGCTCTCGGGACATCCTCCTGAAGAGAGGATAGATATGTGTATGTACACACTGAAACCACACTACGCAGCTCTCTgctctgtatgtacacagtgaccgcaccagcagaacagtgagtgcagctctggagtataatacaggatggaactcaggatcagtaatgtatgtacacagtgaccccaccagcagaatagtgagtgcagctctggagtataatacaggatgtaacccaggatcagtaatgtatgtacacagtaaccccaccagcagaatagtgagtgcagctctggagtatagtacaggatgtaacccaggatcagtaatgtatgtacacagtaaccccaccagcagaatagtgagtgcagctccggagtataatacaggatgtaacccaggatcagtaatgtaatgtatgtacacagagatcccaccagcagaatagtgagtgcagctctggagtataatacaggatgtaacccaggatcagtacTGCGATTATGCCACATTGGTGACCTCCTCACTTAAAAATCTAAAATACTGATATTCCATCTCCTCTTCTCACCTATGGTCCCGATGTATTTTTGcatgtttatttttaataaccAATTGTGGGCATGAAGATGAGCCAGCTGATCCCCCAGTTTTCCAGCAAACCTAGAGAAAAAGTTTCAAAATCAATTTCTGGGTGTTTCCTAAATATATCCCTTACGTTACACTAAATAACAATAGCATTATTATTACCATGTAGTAATAGCCGCTAGAATGCAGTGTGTTGTGGAGGGCTGCAATATTCTACAACTGTATCAACAGCTTACCTGCTGATAGGTAGCAGATCCATAAAGTTCATAATCAGTAAAGCTCCCCCTGCTGGAAGCTTAGCCAATGTGATGGGTTGGGGCACTCGCACCGTACACGTTCTCCCTATTGCTTCTAAACTTGCTATTTCCCCATCAAACATGGTAACAGCCTGCAATGAATAATGAATAAAATGAATAAGAATACCACATTATATTTATTGTTCTGCACTTTTTTTgctttagggcccgttcacacagagtaagaaCAGCCTCCAGCCTCCGTGtgataatgacactctatgggaggcgcgcgctgcatctctcggggctgaagaatgaacatgttgatTCTTCAGCGTGGGGAGAGGAGCCAcgggcgcctcccatagagtgtcattatgacacggaggctggaggCTGTCCGCTACGGAATTCCGCCAttcttactctgtgtgaacgggcccttacaaagaacactactataatactgctccctatgtacaagaatataactactataatactgctcctatatacagtaatataactactataatactgctcctatatacaagaatataattactataatactgcccctatatacaacaatataactaatataatacctctcctatatacaagaatataactactataatagtaggGTGAGAAGGATTCAGACGGCACCAGCTGATAACTCCACTTGAATGGAACCGAGGGCAGTTAGATGCAGTAAGCAGTAAGTGTAGGATAAACTTTGTATGCCGGGGTGCTGGAGACTGAGAAGATGAGTATAAATATGCAATGGAGAaaaaggaatccgcactcaccg is from Dendropsophus ebraccatus isolate aDenEbr1 chromosome 14, aDenEbr1.pat, whole genome shotgun sequence and encodes:
- the LOC138772980 gene encoding ketosamine-3-kinase-like — protein: MGHTRLKRKRSTASPRPPDRMADKQCCPLTLPQMDQRSMDPMSYQGIEEQLKKVLHTSVLIPCGHIQGGCISQAWKYHTDQGRVFVKWNHGDQAVTMFDGEIASLEAIGRTCTVRVPQPITLAKLPAGGALLIMNFMDLLPISRFAGKLGDQLAHLHAHNWLLKINMQKYIGTIGGCPESLRPVERFGFHTSTCCGYIPQENSWQEDWVTFFTSQRLQPQLRLIERDYGDRTLLGLWSELQMKVQNAFRDTVIVPSLLHGDLWEANVAEDDHGPVLFDPGSFYGHSEYDLSIGDMFGDHCGDFYQAYHRKIPKSPSFDLRRPLY